The following are from one region of the Corylus avellana chromosome ca1, CavTom2PMs-1.0 genome:
- the LOC132182714 gene encoding amino-acid permease BAT1 homolog isoform X2: protein MVSVAENGAVSVDSGHTRLHELGYKQELKRDLSVVSNFAFSFSIISVLTGVTTLYNTGLNYGGPVSLTYGWLIAGSFTMLVGLSMAEICSSYPTSGGLYYWSAKLAGPRWAPFASWMTGWFNIVGQWAVTTSVDFSLAELIQVIILLSTGGKNGGGYEASKYVVIGIHGVILLLHAIINSLSISWLSFFGQLAAGWNIIGVFVLMILIPAVAKERASAKFVFTHFNTDNGDGINSKLYIFVLGLLMSQYTLTGYDASAHMTEETKSADKNGPRGIISSIGISIIVGWGYILGITFAVTNISYLLDENNDAGGYAIAEIFYQAFKSRYGNGVGGIICLGVVGVAIFFCGMSSVTSNSRMAYAFSRDGAMPFSPVWHKVNKQEVPINAVWLSAFVSFCMALTSLGSSVAFQAMVSIATIGLYIAYALPIFFRVTLARKSFVPGPFNLGRYGVLIGWIAVLWVATISVLFSLPVAYPITNETLNYTPVAVGCLFILTVSSWIFSARHWFRGPITNINT from the exons ATGGTTTCCGTTGCTGAAAACGGCGCCGTCTCGGTTGATTCAGGACATACCCGTCTCCATGAGCTCGGCTACAAACAAGAGCTCAAGCGTGATCTATC GGTGGTATCGAACTTTGCgttttcattttcaatcatTTCTGTGCTTACTGGTGTAACCACACTTTACAACACTGGGCTAAACTATGGAGGGCCAGTTTCTCTCACTTATGGCTGGTTAATAGCCGGTAGTTTCACCATGCTTGTTGGGTTGTCCATGGCTGAGATTTGTTCCTCTTATCCTACCTCTGGTGGTCTCTACTATTGGAGTGCCAAGCTTGCTGGCCCACGATGGGCACCCTTTGCCTCATGGATGACTGGCTG GTTCAATATTGTTGGTCAG TGGGCTGTTACAACAAGTGTAGATTTTTCACTTGCGGAGCTGATTCAAGTGATTATTTTACTTAGCACTGGCGGAAAAAATGGAGGTGGATATGAGGCATCTAAATATGTTGTTATAGGTATCCACGGGGTAATTTTACTCCTACATGCTATCATAAACAGTCTTTCGATCTCTTGGTTATCTTTCTTCGGACAGTTAGCTGCTGGATGGAACATAATAG GTGTCTTTGTTCTTATGATTCTCATTCCTGCTGTTGCGAAGGAGAGGGCTAGTGCCAAGTTCGTTTTCACTCACTTCAACACTGATAATGGTGATGGAATCAAcagtaaattatatatatttgttctgGGACTTCTAATGAGCCAGTATACCCTAACAGGGTATGATGCCTCTGCTCATATG ACAGAGGAAACCAAGAGCGCAGATAAGAATGGACCAAGAGGAATAATCAGCTCCATTGGGATATCTATTATTGTTGGATGGGGTTACATACTTGGCATCACTTTTGCAGTAACTAACATCTCATACCTTTTAGATGAAAACAACGATGCTGGTGGTTATGCCATTGCTGAAATTTTCTACCAAGCATTTAAGAGTAGATATGGAAATGGAGTTGGGGGGATTATTTGCTTGGGAGTGGTTGGTGTCGCAATATTTTTCTGTGGTATGAGTTCAGTTACTAGTAACTCAAG GATGGCTTATGCATTCTCTAGAGATGGAGCCATGCCATTTTCACCAGTTTGGCATAAAGTAAACAAGCAGGAGGTCCCCATAAATGCAGTTTGGCTCTCTGCCTTTGTATCATTTTGCATGGCACTGACG TCTCTAGGGAGCTCTGTGGCATTTCAAGCTATGGTATCCATAGCAACTATTGGACTGTACATTGCTTATGCCCTGCCCATCTTCTTCAGGGTGACATTGGCTCGCAAGTCCTTTGTCCCAGGACCTTTCAATTTGGGGCGCTATGGGGTCCTGATTGGATGGATTGCAGTTCTTTGGGTGGCGACCATTTCAGTCCTCTTCTCATTGCCTGTAGCCTATCCCATCACCAATGAGACACTCAACTATACTCCTGTTGCAGTTGGCTGCTTGTTCATTCTTACTGTTTCTTCTTGGATATTCAGTGCTCGTCACTGGTTTAGAGGTCCTATCACCAACATAAATACTTGA
- the LOC132182714 gene encoding amino-acid permease BAT1 homolog isoform X1, giving the protein MDNGIRIAEQGGPYHRIGDGDAIASDDGRLIQLGYKQELSRGLSAIANFSVTFSIISVITGLTTLYGTGLTYGGPFTMVYGWPVVGVFTLIVGLSMAEICSAFPTSGGLYFWSAKLCGNDWGPFASWLTGWFNIVGQWAVTTSVDFSLAELIQVIILLSTGGKNGGGYEASKYVVIGIHGVILLLHAIINSLSISWLSFFGQLAAGWNIIGVFVLMILIPAVAKERASAKFVFTHFNTDNGDGINSKLYIFVLGLLMSQYTLTGYDASAHMTEETKSADKNGPRGIISSIGISIIVGWGYILGITFAVTNISYLLDENNDAGGYAIAEIFYQAFKSRYGNGVGGIICLGVVGVAIFFCGMSSVTSNSRMAYAFSRDGAMPFSPVWHKVNKQEVPINAVWLSAFVSFCMALTSLGSSVAFQAMVSIATIGLYIAYALPIFFRVTLARKSFVPGPFNLGRYGVLIGWIAVLWVATISVLFSLPVAYPITNETLNYTPVAVGCLFILTVSSWIFSARHWFRGPITNINT; this is encoded by the exons CAGGGAGGCCCCTATCACCGTATTGGGGACGGAGACGCCATTGCTTCCGATGATGGCCGCTTGATTCAGCTCGGTTACAAGCAAGAACTCAGCCGGGGCCTCTC GGCAATAGCAAACTTCTCGGTGACTTTCTCGATAATATCAGTGATTACCGGTCTGACCACGCTGTACGGTACGGGTCTCACGTATGGTGGGCCTTTTACGATGGTGTACGGATGGCCCGTGGTGGGCGTGTTCACTCTCATTGTGGGCCTATCGATGGCTGAGATTTGCTCTGCTTTTCCAACTTCTGGTGGGCTCTACTTTTGGAGCGCCAAGCTCTGCGGCAACGACTGGGGCCCTTTTGCTTCTTGGCTCACTGGCTG GTTCAATATTGTTGGTCAG TGGGCTGTTACAACAAGTGTAGATTTTTCACTTGCGGAGCTGATTCAAGTGATTATTTTACTTAGCACTGGCGGAAAAAATGGAGGTGGATATGAGGCATCTAAATATGTTGTTATAGGTATCCACGGGGTAATTTTACTCCTACATGCTATCATAAACAGTCTTTCGATCTCTTGGTTATCTTTCTTCGGACAGTTAGCTGCTGGATGGAACATAATAG GTGTCTTTGTTCTTATGATTCTCATTCCTGCTGTTGCGAAGGAGAGGGCTAGTGCCAAGTTCGTTTTCACTCACTTCAACACTGATAATGGTGATGGAATCAAcagtaaattatatatatttgttctgGGACTTCTAATGAGCCAGTATACCCTAACAGGGTATGATGCCTCTGCTCATATG ACAGAGGAAACCAAGAGCGCAGATAAGAATGGACCAAGAGGAATAATCAGCTCCATTGGGATATCTATTATTGTTGGATGGGGTTACATACTTGGCATCACTTTTGCAGTAACTAACATCTCATACCTTTTAGATGAAAACAACGATGCTGGTGGTTATGCCATTGCTGAAATTTTCTACCAAGCATTTAAGAGTAGATATGGAAATGGAGTTGGGGGGATTATTTGCTTGGGAGTGGTTGGTGTCGCAATATTTTTCTGTGGTATGAGTTCAGTTACTAGTAACTCAAG GATGGCTTATGCATTCTCTAGAGATGGAGCCATGCCATTTTCACCAGTTTGGCATAAAGTAAACAAGCAGGAGGTCCCCATAAATGCAGTTTGGCTCTCTGCCTTTGTATCATTTTGCATGGCACTGACG TCTCTAGGGAGCTCTGTGGCATTTCAAGCTATGGTATCCATAGCAACTATTGGACTGTACATTGCTTATGCCCTGCCCATCTTCTTCAGGGTGACATTGGCTCGCAAGTCCTTTGTCCCAGGACCTTTCAATTTGGGGCGCTATGGGGTCCTGATTGGATGGATTGCAGTTCTTTGGGTGGCGACCATTTCAGTCCTCTTCTCATTGCCTGTAGCCTATCCCATCACCAATGAGACACTCAACTATACTCCTGTTGCAGTTGGCTGCTTGTTCATTCTTACTGTTTCTTCTTGGATATTCAGTGCTCGTCACTGGTTTAGAGGTCCTATCACCAACATAAATACTTGA
- the LOC132182714 gene encoding amino-acid permease BAT1 homolog isoform X3: protein MDNGIRIAEQGGPYHRIGDGDAIASDDGRLIQLGYKQELSRGLSAIANFSVTFSIISVITGLTTLYGTGLTYGGPFTMVYGWPVVGVFTLIVGLSMAEICSAFPTSGGLYFWSAKLCGNDWGPFASWLTGWVVSNFAFSFSIISVLTGVTTLYNTGLNYGGPVSLTYGWLIAGSFTMLVGLSMAEICSSYPTSGGLYYWSAKLAGPRWAPFASWMTGWFNIVGQWAVTTSVDFSLAELIQVIILLSTGGKNGGGYEASKYVVIGIHGVILLLHAIINSLSISWLSFFGQLAAGWNIIGVFVLMILIPAVAKERASAKFVFTHFNTDNGDGINSKLYIFVLGLLMSQYTLTGYDASAHMTEETKSADKNGPRGIISSIGISIIVGWGYILGITFAVTNISYLLDENNDAGGYAIAEIFYQAFKSRYGNGVGGIICLGVVGVAIFFCGMSSVTSNSRMAYAFSRDGAMPFSPVWHKVNKQEVPINAVWLSAFVSFCMALTSLGSSVAFQAMVSIATIGLYIAYALPIFFRVTLARKSFVPGPFNLGRYGVLIGWIAVLWVATISVLFSLPVAYPITNETLNYTPVAVGCLFILTVSSWIFSARHWFRGPITNINT, encoded by the exons CAGGGAGGCCCCTATCACCGTATTGGGGACGGAGACGCCATTGCTTCCGATGATGGCCGCTTGATTCAGCTCGGTTACAAGCAAGAACTCAGCCGGGGCCTCTC GGCAATAGCAAACTTCTCGGTGACTTTCTCGATAATATCAGTGATTACCGGTCTGACCACGCTGTACGGTACGGGTCTCACGTATGGTGGGCCTTTTACGATGGTGTACGGATGGCCCGTGGTGGGCGTGTTCACTCTCATTGTGGGCCTATCGATGGCTGAGATTTGCTCTGCTTTTCCAACTTCTGGTGGGCTCTACTTTTGGAGCGCCAAGCTCTGCGGCAACGACTGGGGCCCTTTTGCTTCTTGGCTCACTGGCTG GGTGGTATCGAACTTTGCgttttcattttcaatcatTTCTGTGCTTACTGGTGTAACCACACTTTACAACACTGGGCTAAACTATGGAGGGCCAGTTTCTCTCACTTATGGCTGGTTAATAGCCGGTAGTTTCACCATGCTTGTTGGGTTGTCCATGGCTGAGATTTGTTCCTCTTATCCTACCTCTGGTGGTCTCTACTATTGGAGTGCCAAGCTTGCTGGCCCACGATGGGCACCCTTTGCCTCATGGATGACTGGCTG GTTCAATATTGTTGGTCAG TGGGCTGTTACAACAAGTGTAGATTTTTCACTTGCGGAGCTGATTCAAGTGATTATTTTACTTAGCACTGGCGGAAAAAATGGAGGTGGATATGAGGCATCTAAATATGTTGTTATAGGTATCCACGGGGTAATTTTACTCCTACATGCTATCATAAACAGTCTTTCGATCTCTTGGTTATCTTTCTTCGGACAGTTAGCTGCTGGATGGAACATAATAG GTGTCTTTGTTCTTATGATTCTCATTCCTGCTGTTGCGAAGGAGAGGGCTAGTGCCAAGTTCGTTTTCACTCACTTCAACACTGATAATGGTGATGGAATCAAcagtaaattatatatatttgttctgGGACTTCTAATGAGCCAGTATACCCTAACAGGGTATGATGCCTCTGCTCATATG ACAGAGGAAACCAAGAGCGCAGATAAGAATGGACCAAGAGGAATAATCAGCTCCATTGGGATATCTATTATTGTTGGATGGGGTTACATACTTGGCATCACTTTTGCAGTAACTAACATCTCATACCTTTTAGATGAAAACAACGATGCTGGTGGTTATGCCATTGCTGAAATTTTCTACCAAGCATTTAAGAGTAGATATGGAAATGGAGTTGGGGGGATTATTTGCTTGGGAGTGGTTGGTGTCGCAATATTTTTCTGTGGTATGAGTTCAGTTACTAGTAACTCAAG GATGGCTTATGCATTCTCTAGAGATGGAGCCATGCCATTTTCACCAGTTTGGCATAAAGTAAACAAGCAGGAGGTCCCCATAAATGCAGTTTGGCTCTCTGCCTTTGTATCATTTTGCATGGCACTGACG TCTCTAGGGAGCTCTGTGGCATTTCAAGCTATGGTATCCATAGCAACTATTGGACTGTACATTGCTTATGCCCTGCCCATCTTCTTCAGGGTGACATTGGCTCGCAAGTCCTTTGTCCCAGGACCTTTCAATTTGGGGCGCTATGGGGTCCTGATTGGATGGATTGCAGTTCTTTGGGTGGCGACCATTTCAGTCCTCTTCTCATTGCCTGTAGCCTATCCCATCACCAATGAGACACTCAACTATACTCCTGTTGCAGTTGGCTGCTTGTTCATTCTTACTGTTTCTTCTTGGATATTCAGTGCTCGTCACTGGTTTAGAGGTCCTATCACCAACATAAATACTTGA